The Blautia luti nucleotide sequence TAGGATCAACTTCGAGGTATTTCATGCGCTGACAGATGGAACAGGAGCTATGCATTTTCTGCAGGAACTGGTGCAGAATTATCTGATCCTGGCACATCCCCAGGCAGGACTTCCCCGGATAGAAACAGCAGAAGAAACAACCTGGGGAGACCAGGAAGAGGATAGTTTTTCCCAGTATTATTCTTCAGATATGCCCAGAGACAAAGAGAAGAAAAAGCCTGCTGTAAAGCTGAAAGGGGAGAAACTTCTTCATTCAGATATGCACATCACAGAAATTGGAATCCCAGTAAAAGAAATCCATGCAAAGGCGAAATCCTACGGTGTTTCCATTACAGTACTGCTTACGGCCATGATGCTGTGTGCCATTCATGAAGAAGTTCCCAGGAGCCGCCAGAACCGGCCGGTGGCATTGATGATCCCTGTGAATCTGAGAAATTATTTTCCGTCACAGTCTATGGCGAATTTCTTCGGATGGATCGAAGTGGGTTATACTTTTACAGATCATACAGTGTTTACGGAAGTCCTTCAAGCAGTGAAGGATCAGTTTAAACAGGAACTGGTAAAAGAGAAGATTGCCATGCACATGAATGGATATGTGCGGCTTGAGAAGAATCCTCTGGTGCGAGCAGTACCGCTGGAAATCAAAAAATATTTCCTGATGGTAGGTGCGGAGCTTGGAAGCAGAAGCATTACTGCTGTGTATTCCAACATCGGGATTGTACGTTTTCCGGAAGAATATCAGAAATTTATTGAACGTTTCGGCATTTTTGCAAGCACGGATTCTCTGCAGATGTGTTCCTGTTCCTATGGAGATGCGATGACGCTTGGCTTCACTTCGAAGATCCCGGATAACAGTATTGAGAGGAATTTTCTGCGGATGCTGAAGGAAGAGGAGATTTCCTGCAGGGAAGAGCGAAATGATTTCCCGGGCTGTACAGAAGCCGGAAAGCTGGTGAAAAAGGAGAACCGGAAAGTGGTACAGGAGTTCAGTTTTCTGTGTCTGGTGATCGCGGTGATCTGTGGAATGGTAAATTATCTTGCAGAAGGAACTCTGAACTGGTTCTGGTTTGCAGGGGCAGGCTGTGTCTGTGCATGGCTGGTGGTAATGGTGGCGTATTTCAAGAGAAGAAATATTCTGAAGAATGAAATGTGGCAGCTTTTGATCGTGACGGTGATCGCCATCTTGTGGGATGTTTTTACAGGATGGAGAGGCTGGTCTGTGGACTTCGTTTTTCCGGTGGGAGTGCTTGCAGTGCTGATCTCTGTTCCGGTGATCGCGAAGATCAGCAGGCTGGCCCGGGAAGAATATCTTTTCTATCTTATCCAGGCCTGTCTGGCAGGTCTTGTTTCCATTATTCTGATCTGTACCGGACTTGTAACTTTCCGGTATCCTTCTGTAATCTGCGCAGGGATCAGTTTTCTTACCCTTGCAGGACTGTTTATTTTCAGGCAGAAGGAGATGCTGCGGGAGTTTCATAAGAAGCTGAGAATGTAGGAAATTGAATGATAAAAGCCGTATTTCGACGACTCAAATTGTGTTGAAATACGGCTTTTGTTTATTGTAGAAAAGACAGTAACTATGGCAAAAACTATCTTTCTATAAGCATTTGTTTCGAAAACAATGTAACAGACCTATTGTTAAACGTATAAAATCATTTATTTCAATGTTTGCCTGATCTGGCTATAAGATCATTCGTCGAATATAGTAACGATCTCTCCATCCAGAATACGATTGGTGTTCTTTACAGCACAGAAATTTCCGCACATACTGCAGGTGTCTTCTTTTTCAGGTTT carries:
- a CDS encoding DUF6320 domain-containing protein, with amino-acid sequence MEAGYSKWRKLDNAALAFPLVTGKNDTRVFRFYCQLKEEVAGEVLQTALDQTMEKYPLFQTVLRKGLFWFYLEHRELRALAVPETEPPCSRLYIPDKKTLLFQVSYYKNRINFEVFHALTDGTGAMHFLQELVQNYLILAHPQAGLPRIETAEETTWGDQEEDSFSQYYSSDMPRDKEKKKPAVKLKGEKLLHSDMHITEIGIPVKEIHAKAKSYGVSITVLLTAMMLCAIHEEVPRSRQNRPVALMIPVNLRNYFPSQSMANFFGWIEVGYTFTDHTVFTEVLQAVKDQFKQELVKEKIAMHMNGYVRLEKNPLVRAVPLEIKKYFLMVGAELGSRSITAVYSNIGIVRFPEEYQKFIERFGIFASTDSLQMCSCSYGDAMTLGFTSKIPDNSIERNFLRMLKEEEISCREERNDFPGCTEAGKLVKKENRKVVQEFSFLCLVIAVICGMVNYLAEGTLNWFWFAGAGCVCAWLVVMVAYFKRRNILKNEMWQLLIVTVIAILWDVFTGWRGWSVDFVFPVGVLAVLISVPVIAKISRLAREEYLFYLIQACLAGLVSIILICTGLVTFRYPSVICAGISFLTLAGLFIFRQKEMLREFHKKLRM